One Streptomyces fagopyri DNA window includes the following coding sequences:
- a CDS encoding phosphotransferase enzyme family protein produces the protein MAVDAARSEEGFTPAVATRVMVAACRAAGLDDRGAELIRLGENALFRLASAPVIVRVARGEEWLRTARNEVAVSRWLSEEGFPAARIIEDLEQPLLVEGHPVTFWHLIEEGGRRATYGELGGILRDLHSLTLPAGLELPSFDPFGKQELRLDRAVIPEDDRVFLRKRWRELRDKFEELRFETPKGPVHGDAHVQNLMVDDRDQVILIDFEAFCFDHPEWDLMVTAVEHHSLGWQTDEQYAEFVGAYGRDLYDWHGYETLRGLQEFGMTTWLMQNVQEDERTAAEYRRRIAGLRDDDGPRDWRPW, from the coding sequence ATGGCGGTTGACGCTGCTCGATCGGAAGAAGGGTTCACGCCGGCGGTAGCGACGCGGGTGATGGTTGCCGCGTGCCGGGCTGCGGGGCTCGATGACAGAGGCGCCGAGTTGATTCGCCTCGGGGAGAACGCGTTGTTCCGGCTGGCTTCCGCGCCGGTGATCGTGCGGGTTGCCCGTGGTGAAGAGTGGCTACGGACAGCACGCAACGAGGTTGCTGTTTCGCGGTGGCTCTCGGAGGAGGGGTTCCCTGCCGCGCGCATCATCGAGGATCTTGAGCAGCCCCTCTTGGTCGAGGGACACCCTGTGACGTTCTGGCACCTGATCGAGGAGGGGGGCCGTAGGGCCACGTATGGGGAGCTGGGTGGGATCCTTCGGGATCTGCACTCCTTGACGTTGCCGGCCGGTCTGGAGTTGCCCTCGTTCGATCCCTTCGGCAAGCAGGAGTTGCGGCTCGATCGGGCGGTGATCCCGGAGGATGACCGGGTCTTCCTGCGGAAGCGTTGGCGGGAGCTACGGGACAAGTTCGAGGAGTTGCGGTTCGAGACCCCCAAGGGGCCCGTGCACGGCGACGCCCACGTGCAGAACCTCATGGTGGACGATCGAGATCAAGTGATCCTGATCGACTTTGAGGCCTTCTGCTTCGATCATCCTGAGTGGGATCTGATGGTCACGGCAGTGGAGCACCACAGTCTTGGGTGGCAGACCGACGAGCAGTACGCCGAGTTCGTGGGGGCGTACGGGCGGGATCTGTACGACTGGCACGGGTACGAGACGCTGCGTGGGCTGCAAGAGTTCGGGATGACGACGTGGCTGATGCAGAACGTTCAGGAAGACGAGCGGACGGCGGCCGAGTACCGCCGGCGTATCGCTGGGCTGCGCGATGACGACGGGCCTCGGGACTGGCGTCCTTGGTAG
- a CDS encoding sporulation protein — protein MSREPNAQLIAVMDEANVSNKGLARRMQDAAAQHGTSLGTTHVAVQRWRDGAGIQPPTAAIMADVLGAKLGRRVSPADLGFIDHAARPATPQPIGYPTSVPDVLSMLDGLADQRAEAATPDDLVIADNDLNSAVLSWMIARPDGVEADRPAHQRIGMRDVRAIRDAASMFMQLDFKYGGGHGHRALRHYFRHEVLPLLNASYSEKVGTALFGAAAEVSQLLAWTAYDTGNQRLAHRYLTSTLRLSQVVDDRMFGARILGNLSHQANYLGNHAQAIQLGRAAVEGAKGRATPRAMANYSAMEARALANGGDPTGAGRAMNEAERHFEHADTTDDPAWLGYFDSAELMGELCHCFRDLKMRRESVEAAQRAVDETDPKYARTLGFCRMVLAQSHLLNGELEAAVTTASLAVDGGDTLQSSRFQRYVSDFQTEVTIHAANPIVAAFNDQVRDALARLDDDE, from the coding sequence ATGAGCCGAGAGCCAAACGCACAGTTGATCGCGGTCATGGACGAGGCGAACGTCTCGAACAAGGGACTCGCCAGGCGGATGCAGGACGCCGCCGCTCAGCACGGAACGAGTCTCGGAACGACGCACGTCGCCGTACAACGATGGCGCGACGGTGCGGGCATCCAGCCCCCGACAGCGGCCATCATGGCCGACGTACTCGGCGCCAAGCTCGGCCGCCGCGTCTCGCCCGCCGATCTCGGATTCATCGACCACGCTGCGCGGCCGGCCACTCCACAGCCGATCGGGTATCCCACCAGCGTGCCCGACGTACTGTCCATGCTGGACGGACTCGCCGACCAGCGAGCCGAAGCCGCCACCCCTGACGACCTGGTGATCGCGGACAACGATCTCAACTCAGCCGTCCTGTCATGGATGATCGCGCGCCCGGATGGCGTCGAGGCCGACAGGCCCGCTCACCAACGCATCGGCATGCGCGACGTACGCGCGATCCGAGATGCGGCCAGCATGTTCATGCAGCTCGACTTCAAATACGGCGGCGGCCACGGCCACAGGGCACTGCGCCACTACTTCCGCCACGAAGTCCTCCCTCTCCTGAACGCCAGCTACAGCGAGAAGGTCGGCACCGCGTTATTCGGGGCCGCCGCCGAGGTCTCCCAGCTACTCGCATGGACCGCGTACGACACCGGGAACCAGCGGCTCGCCCACCGCTACCTGACATCGACACTGCGCCTGTCCCAGGTCGTCGACGACCGCATGTTCGGCGCCCGCATCCTCGGCAACCTCAGCCACCAGGCCAACTACCTCGGCAACCACGCCCAAGCGATCCAACTCGGCCGCGCCGCCGTCGAAGGCGCCAAGGGCCGGGCCACCCCACGGGCCATGGCGAACTACTCAGCCATGGAAGCCCGCGCACTGGCCAACGGAGGGGACCCGACCGGCGCCGGCCGTGCGATGAACGAAGCAGAACGCCACTTCGAGCACGCCGACACCACCGACGACCCCGCATGGCTGGGCTACTTCGACTCTGCGGAACTCATGGGCGAGCTCTGCCACTGCTTCCGCGACCTCAAGATGCGCCGCGAGTCCGTCGAAGCCGCACAACGCGCGGTCGATGAAACCGACCCGAAATACGCCCGCACCCTGGGGTTCTGCCGCATGGTGCTCGCCCAAAGCCACCTGCTGAACGGTGAACTGGAAGCCGCCGTCACGACAGCCAGCCTGGCCGTGGACGGCGGAGACACCCTCCAGTCCTCCCGCTTCCAGCGCTACGTGTCCGACTTCCAGACCGAAGTGACCATCCACGCGGCGAACCCCATCGTGGCCGCCTTCAACGACCAGGTACGCGACGCCCTCGCCCGCCTGGACGACGACGAGTAG
- a CDS encoding ATP-binding protein — protein sequence MDARQSKRVANTPRAISLREAAQDPSSGHFRALTLFDESSSTVFAARTMVSGCLQDWGFGDMVDDARLVVSELVGNVVHHAVPDECLTRPGAARRIDVLVKAWPGWLFIGVADEDSTPPDLPVGEFVSPQLAGDFAEALLPDRGRGLLIVQRLVDAVWWSPKSLGGKTVWCRFDLDGTT from the coding sequence ATGGATGCTCGGCAGAGCAAACGCGTAGCGAACACCCCGCGGGCGATCTCGCTGCGTGAAGCGGCGCAAGATCCCTCGTCGGGTCACTTCCGGGCGCTGACGCTCTTCGACGAGTCCTCAAGCACGGTGTTCGCCGCGCGCACCATGGTGAGCGGCTGCCTCCAGGACTGGGGGTTCGGCGACATGGTCGACGATGCCCGGCTCGTCGTCTCGGAGCTGGTCGGCAACGTCGTGCACCACGCGGTGCCGGACGAGTGCCTGACGCGGCCTGGTGCCGCGCGTCGGATTGATGTGCTGGTCAAGGCGTGGCCCGGGTGGCTGTTCATCGGTGTCGCCGATGAGGACTCCACCCCGCCTGATCTGCCGGTGGGCGAGTTCGTCTCCCCGCAGTTGGCCGGTGACTTCGCGGAGGCGCTGTTGCCTGACCGCGGGCGCGGGCTGCTGATCGTTCAGCGGCTGGTTGACGCGGTGTGGTGGTCGCCGAAGAGTCTCGGTGGCAAGACCGTGTGGTGCCGCTTCGACCTCGACGGTACGACCTAG
- a CDS encoding GntR family transcriptional regulator: MTEIQRPGALYQQVAAAIREAIVKGEFAPGAPLPSEAQLIERYKVSRPTVRNAVAALRAEGLIEVRHGKGSFVRSDGQPAVTLERRISRTPDGRFVMPNGAVWDEAEEPTPYRTHTTKSTGQLLELGEEEALFGCDRLLTDPATGTRAMHRTLIPFEVTEDVPTLADAPDRRPDSIYGLLTQAGHKLWWSETVRAHMPLPDERTALQLPDATPILQLSRVTHGTSGRPLILEELRVGADRAEVAYRITADKEPAQQSRD, encoded by the coding sequence ATGACGGAGATCCAACGCCCCGGAGCTCTCTATCAGCAGGTCGCCGCCGCGATCCGGGAAGCGATCGTGAAGGGCGAGTTCGCCCCTGGCGCTCCGCTGCCCTCCGAGGCGCAGCTCATCGAGCGCTACAAGGTCTCCCGTCCCACCGTCCGCAACGCCGTCGCAGCCCTGCGAGCGGAAGGCCTGATCGAGGTGCGGCACGGCAAAGGCAGCTTTGTGCGTTCCGACGGCCAGCCGGCCGTCACCCTCGAACGCCGAATCAGCCGTACGCCGGACGGGCGTTTCGTGATGCCCAATGGCGCCGTCTGGGACGAGGCGGAGGAGCCAACCCCGTACCGCACGCACACCACCAAGTCCACGGGCCAGCTCCTCGAACTCGGCGAGGAGGAAGCCCTCTTCGGCTGCGACCGACTGCTCACCGACCCCGCCACCGGCACCCGTGCGATGCATCGGACGCTGATCCCGTTCGAGGTGACCGAGGACGTCCCGACGCTCGCCGATGCACCCGACCGCCGCCCAGACTCCATCTACGGGCTGCTCACCCAGGCCGGACACAAGCTGTGGTGGTCGGAGACAGTCCGCGCCCATATGCCACTCCCGGACGAACGGACTGCTCTCCAACTCCCGGACGCGACGCCGATCCTGCAGCTGTCCCGCGTCACGCACGGCACGAGTGGCCGCCCACTGATTCTCGAAGAGCTCCGCGTCGGGGCGGACCGTGCCGAAGTCGCCTACCGGATCACCGCCGACAAAGAGCCCGCACAGCAATCCCGCGACTGA
- a CDS encoding SCO3933 family regulatory protein, which translates to MQSIPVDTARLGVLRCAITPEAKISNFETQEVKKDRDGNTVYTVAVTVRQDGRRISVIEIAVAGEPKGIEEGQILKVTGLTAFAWAMGDRHGISFRADAITPVHGTPAPAKNSGAA; encoded by the coding sequence ATGCAGTCCATTCCCGTGGACACAGCACGACTGGGCGTACTGCGGTGCGCCATCACACCCGAAGCGAAGATCAGCAACTTCGAGACACAGGAGGTCAAGAAGGACCGCGACGGCAACACCGTATACACCGTCGCCGTCACGGTGCGCCAGGACGGACGACGCATCTCCGTCATCGAGATCGCGGTCGCCGGTGAGCCGAAGGGCATCGAGGAAGGGCAGATACTCAAGGTCACCGGACTGACCGCATTCGCCTGGGCCATGGGCGACCGGCACGGAATCAGCTTCCGCGCCGATGCCATCACCCCCGTACACGGCACCCCCGCACCGGCCAAGAACAGCGGTGCCGCGTGA
- a CDS encoding FtsK/SpoIIIE domain-containing protein: MGPIVLAFGLAALAWVLVVGDQLRQRRPAWHWYLAGYPATALRVALTWRKVALLNDLTVTRRPSRGLFGDLIVKGDPLRPVTPRLSFPRANRMGLTATVRLHAGQTPATYMKAADALVHAWKVHAVRVTSPERGLVLLTATASDPLARPGLASAPAVLLSALIGVLENGGAWVMDLRLVPHWLIAGATRSGKSTLLARLITQLAPQPVALVGIDCKGGMELGLFAERLSALTTCRREAVAVLTALVVDMHDRMHACRTAGVRSIWELPEKLRPVPVVVIVDEIAELYLSDGRRESKAEAEQCSTLLLRLAQLGAALGMHLVVAGQRVGSDLGPGVTALRAQLGGRICHRVNDPGTAEMTLGDLNKDSVVVAQSITADEQGMAVCTGPDGGWSRARSHLTTAEEAMATARKHGALTPELPAIDRALAALEGDDK, from the coding sequence ATGGGGCCGATCGTGCTCGCCTTCGGGCTCGCCGCACTGGCCTGGGTGCTGGTAGTCGGCGACCAGCTACGCCAACGTCGTCCGGCCTGGCACTGGTACCTCGCCGGCTACCCGGCCACCGCCCTGCGGGTGGCGCTCACCTGGCGCAAGGTCGCCCTGCTCAACGACCTCACCGTCACTCGACGGCCGTCTCGCGGGCTGTTCGGGGACCTGATCGTGAAAGGTGACCCGCTGCGGCCGGTGACTCCGCGGCTCTCGTTCCCGCGGGCCAACCGCATGGGGCTCACGGCGACCGTGCGCCTGCACGCAGGCCAGACCCCCGCGACCTATATGAAGGCAGCGGATGCCCTGGTGCATGCGTGGAAGGTCCACGCCGTACGGGTCACCTCGCCGGAACGCGGCCTCGTGCTCCTGACCGCAACCGCCAGTGACCCGCTGGCCAGGCCCGGCTTAGCCTCCGCGCCCGCCGTTCTCCTATCCGCGCTCATCGGCGTACTGGAGAACGGCGGGGCGTGGGTCATGGACCTGCGGCTCGTGCCGCACTGGCTCATCGCCGGCGCCACCCGATCGGGCAAGTCCACCCTGCTGGCCCGGCTGATCACCCAACTCGCTCCGCAACCCGTCGCCCTGGTCGGCATCGACTGCAAGGGCGGCATGGAACTCGGCCTCTTCGCCGAACGGCTCAGCGCCCTCACCACCTGCCGACGTGAGGCAGTTGCCGTCCTCACCGCCCTCGTCGTCGACATGCACGACCGCATGCACGCCTGCCGCACGGCCGGCGTCCGCTCCATCTGGGAACTCCCAGAGAAGCTACGGCCGGTGCCAGTCGTGGTGATCGTCGACGAGATCGCGGAGCTGTACCTCTCCGACGGCCGACGCGAAAGCAAGGCGGAAGCCGAACAGTGCTCCACGCTCCTCCTGCGCCTGGCCCAGCTCGGGGCGGCGCTCGGCATGCACCTGGTCGTCGCCGGCCAACGCGTCGGCTCCGACCTCGGCCCCGGCGTCACCGCCCTACGGGCGCAGCTCGGGGGTCGGATCTGCCATCGGGTCAACGACCCCGGCACAGCAGAGATGACCCTCGGGGATCTCAACAAGGACTCCGTCGTCGTCGCTCAGTCGATCACCGCGGATGAACAGGGCATGGCCGTGTGCACCGGTCCGGACGGTGGCTGGAGTCGTGCCCGCTCCCACCTGACAACCGCCGAAGAGGCCATGGCAACGGCTCGGAAGCACGGCGCCCTGACTCCCGAACTGCCCGCCATCGACCGTGCCCTCGCAGCGCTCGAAGGAGACGACAAGTGA
- a CDS encoding replication initiator has protein sequence MRQLSEADRDAIRIAQDPKFPRWLEQVTATGGCARPVHLSGSTTTLDGGTGEILQHYDTRDEPGERLLVRCRNRRATVCPACSRLHAGDTFHLVRAGLLGGKNVPESVRHRPRLFVTLTAPSFGPVHRAGEQCRPRRDGGTCEHGRPTGCRTVHASDAPVVGQPLCPDCYDYTAHVLWHAHASKLWDRFVIDVRRRLASSAGLVQSHFARHARLSFARVAEYQKRAAVHVHAVVRLDGPDGSEDDPPDWGTAELLSGAVRASAFRVVVRTPHSPAVGEMTLRWGAQVDARSLLPDGEGPDDDAVAAYVAKYVTKGATDTGAGTDYPLATEGDIASAPVNDHVRSLMRICWSLGGLPEFEPLRLRAWAHTLGYRGHILTKSRAYSTTYGVLRAERARHAGYVDLPDAITERQWRYVGSGHTPGAAHIAAGIADDLAESRCLALEAQRERERH, from the coding sequence CTGCGTCAGCTCTCAGAAGCAGATCGGGATGCCATCCGCATCGCCCAAGACCCGAAGTTTCCGCGCTGGCTGGAGCAGGTAACCGCTACCGGCGGCTGCGCCCGCCCCGTCCACCTCTCTGGCTCCACCACCACCCTCGATGGCGGGACCGGGGAGATCCTCCAGCACTACGACACTCGTGACGAACCCGGGGAACGCCTCCTCGTCCGCTGCCGCAACCGACGCGCAACCGTCTGCCCGGCCTGCTCCCGCCTTCACGCCGGAGACACCTTCCACCTGGTCCGCGCCGGCCTCCTCGGCGGCAAGAACGTTCCCGAATCGGTCCGCCACCGGCCTCGGCTCTTCGTTACCCTCACCGCCCCATCCTTCGGCCCCGTCCACCGCGCTGGCGAGCAGTGCCGCCCCCGCCGCGATGGCGGAACCTGCGAGCACGGACGCCCCACCGGCTGCAGGACGGTGCACGCCTCAGATGCGCCGGTCGTCGGCCAACCGCTATGCCCCGACTGCTACGACTACACGGCCCACGTGCTGTGGCACGCGCACGCCTCCAAGCTGTGGGACCGATTCGTCATCGACGTCCGCCGCCGTCTCGCCTCCTCCGCGGGCCTCGTACAGTCCCACTTCGCCCGGCACGCCCGGCTGTCCTTCGCCCGCGTTGCCGAGTACCAGAAACGTGCGGCCGTACATGTGCACGCCGTCGTACGCCTCGACGGCCCCGACGGGTCGGAGGACGACCCTCCCGATTGGGGCACTGCGGAATTGCTCAGCGGTGCTGTGCGCGCATCTGCCTTCCGGGTCGTGGTCCGCACCCCCCACAGCCCCGCCGTGGGTGAGATGACGCTGCGTTGGGGCGCCCAAGTCGATGCGCGGTCGCTGCTGCCAGACGGTGAAGGTCCGGATGATGACGCGGTCGCGGCGTACGTGGCGAAGTACGTCACCAAAGGTGCGACCGACACAGGGGCCGGCACCGACTACCCGCTTGCGACCGAGGGTGACATTGCGTCCGCACCCGTGAACGACCACGTGCGCAGCCTGATGCGGATCTGTTGGAGTCTGGGCGGCCTCCCCGAATTTGAACCCCTCCGTCTCCGGGCGTGGGCGCACACTCTCGGCTACCGCGGACACATCCTCACCAAGTCCCGCGCCTACTCAACGACGTACGGAGTGCTGCGTGCCGAACGCGCTCGTCACGCGGGCTACGTCGACTTGCCCGACGCGATCACCGAGCGACAGTGGCGATACGTCGGCTCCGGCCACACACCTGGCGCGGCTCATATCGCCGCTGGCATTGCCGATGACCTCGCCGAGTCTCGATGCCTGGCTTTGGAGGCGCAACGAGAGAGGGAACGGCACTGA
- a CDS encoding recombinase family protein has translation MAKRTRTRTATDRNRYSVEAEWTPTDLALLRDLKKAEALLPNDAPRALLSVRLSVLTDDTTSPVRQELDLRKLALDRGCRVVGVASDLNVSAMKVPPWKRKELGDWLNNRAPEFDEILFWKLDRFVRRLTDLSTMIDWCLKYGKNLVSKNDSIDLTTTAGKIMITIVGGIAEIEATNTSTRVASLWDYTKSQSDWLVGKPAYGYETAETEDGRITLVIDKDAYRALHWCRDAALRPRPASARRMAKVLVRAGYCGPGLTTSTMLRRLRNPALMGYRVEEDKNGGVRRSKVVLGDNAQPIRVADAIFTEEQFKSVQEALDRRGRNQPTRQPGGATKFLGVLICRDCNSNMIVQTNRVKGRSYSYLRCGKCKAGGHGAPNPEEIYSKLVDDVLKVLGGEPVMTREYRQGAEARRELQRLEEATNYYMTGLEPGGRFTKTRFTKEKAEKTLDDLIKQLEAIDPESTQDRWVAVHNGKTFRSRWEEGGMEAMAADLLRVGVRCEVTRSKVQGVRAPHIRMKLMIPKDVRDRLILKEDDFADAF, from the coding sequence ATGGCGAAGCGAACGAGGACGCGCACCGCAACTGACCGCAACCGGTACTCAGTTGAGGCCGAGTGGACGCCAACCGACTTAGCCCTGTTGAGAGATCTGAAGAAGGCTGAAGCACTCTTACCCAACGACGCTCCGCGGGCCCTGCTGTCCGTACGGCTGTCCGTGCTCACCGACGACACGACGTCACCCGTCCGCCAGGAGCTCGACCTCCGCAAACTGGCTCTGGACCGCGGCTGCCGAGTCGTGGGCGTGGCCAGCGATCTCAACGTGTCGGCGATGAAGGTTCCGCCCTGGAAGCGCAAGGAGCTCGGGGACTGGCTCAACAACCGGGCGCCGGAGTTCGACGAGATCCTCTTCTGGAAGCTGGACCGCTTCGTACGACGCCTGACCGACCTCAGCACCATGATCGACTGGTGTCTGAAGTACGGGAAGAACCTCGTCTCCAAAAACGACTCGATCGACCTGACCACCACCGCCGGGAAGATCATGATCACGATCGTCGGCGGCATTGCCGAGATCGAGGCGACCAACACGAGCACCCGGGTCGCAAGCCTCTGGGACTACACGAAGAGCCAAAGCGACTGGCTCGTGGGCAAGCCCGCCTATGGATACGAGACGGCGGAGACCGAAGACGGCAGGATCACGCTCGTCATCGACAAGGACGCCTACCGAGCACTGCACTGGTGTCGTGACGCAGCATTACGGCCCAGGCCCGCTTCCGCCCGCCGCATGGCCAAGGTCCTCGTACGAGCCGGCTACTGCGGGCCGGGACTGACAACATCCACGATGCTCCGTCGCCTCAGAAACCCCGCTCTCATGGGCTACCGCGTAGAAGAGGACAAGAACGGAGGCGTACGCCGATCGAAGGTGGTCCTTGGCGACAACGCCCAGCCCATCCGCGTGGCCGACGCGATCTTCACCGAGGAGCAGTTCAAGAGTGTTCAGGAGGCCCTGGACCGCCGCGGGAGGAACCAGCCCACCAGACAACCCGGCGGCGCGACAAAGTTCCTCGGCGTCCTGATCTGCCGTGATTGCAACTCGAACATGATCGTGCAGACGAACCGGGTCAAGGGACGGTCGTACTCCTACCTACGCTGCGGGAAGTGCAAGGCTGGCGGTCATGGCGCTCCGAACCCCGAAGAGATCTACAGCAAGCTTGTGGACGACGTCCTGAAGGTTCTCGGGGGCGAGCCGGTCATGACGCGCGAGTACCGGCAAGGTGCTGAGGCCCGAAGGGAGCTTCAGCGCCTGGAAGAGGCCACCAACTACTACATGACTGGTCTGGAGCCTGGGGGACGATTCACGAAGACGCGCTTCACCAAGGAGAAGGCGGAGAAGACGTTGGACGACCTCATCAAACAACTGGAGGCCATCGACCCGGAGTCGACGCAGGACCGGTGGGTCGCTGTGCACAACGGCAAGACGTTCCGTAGCCGCTGGGAGGAAGGCGGCATGGAGGCCATGGCCGCCGATCTGCTCCGGGTAGGTGTGAGGTGCGAGGTCACAAGGAGCAAGGTCCAGGGCGTACGTGCCCCGCACATCCGCATGAAACTCATGATCCCGAAGGACGTGCGGGACCGCCTGATACTCAAGGAAGACGACTTCGCCGACGCCTTCTAG
- the arsM gene encoding arsenite methyltransferase produces MSEQPAETLRETVRRRYAAAAVKVTEGGTACRGPHPGEVEEHFGATLYAADERDALPAGAVAASLGCGNPTAVADLREGERVLDLGSGGGIDVLLSARRVGPAGRAYGLDMTDEMLQLALANAKKAGATNVEFLKGTIEAIPLPAGSIDVVISNCVINLSTDKAAVFAETFRVLTPGGRIGVSDVVADDTLTPAQRAGRGDHVGCVAGALSFTEYREGLEAAGFMDVGITPTHSVADGMHSAVVHATKPQSGAKTSRTTGSADTC; encoded by the coding sequence ATGAGTGAGCAGCCCGCTGAGACTCTGCGCGAGACCGTCCGCCGGCGGTACGCCGCCGCGGCCGTGAAGGTCACCGAGGGCGGCACCGCGTGTCGCGGGCCGCATCCGGGCGAGGTGGAGGAGCACTTCGGCGCCACCCTCTACGCGGCCGACGAGCGCGACGCCCTGCCCGCCGGAGCCGTCGCCGCCTCACTGGGCTGCGGCAACCCGACCGCCGTGGCCGATCTCCGCGAAGGCGAACGCGTCCTCGACCTCGGCTCGGGTGGCGGCATCGACGTCCTGCTCTCCGCCCGCCGCGTCGGCCCCGCGGGGAGGGCCTACGGCCTCGACATGACTGACGAGATGCTCCAACTCGCCCTCGCCAACGCCAAGAAGGCGGGCGCGACGAACGTCGAGTTCCTCAAGGGCACCATCGAGGCCATCCCGCTCCCCGCGGGCAGCATCGACGTGGTGATCTCCAACTGCGTGATCAACCTGTCGACAGACAAGGCGGCGGTGTTCGCCGAGACGTTCCGTGTCCTGACGCCCGGCGGCCGCATCGGCGTCTCGGACGTGGTCGCGGACGACACCCTCACCCCCGCCCAGCGCGCCGGGCGCGGCGACCACGTCGGTTGCGTCGCGGGCGCCCTGTCCTTCACCGAGTACCGGGAAGGCCTCGAGGCGGCGGGGTTCATGGACGTCGGGATCACCCCCACCCACTCAGTGGCCGACGGCATGCACTCCGCCGTCGTCCACGCCACCAAGCCCCAGAGCGGGGCCAAGACATCCCGGACGACCGGGTCGGCCGATACGTGCTGA
- a CDS encoding ArsR/SmtB family transcription factor: MSKQRLEVTGQEVDGACCQGLASAPLSADRAVELAKVFKALGDPVRLRLLSMVASREGGEVCVCELTPAFELSQPTISHHLKLLRQAGLIDCERRGTWVYYWVLPGVLDRLGAFLTTPEPVGVTV, from the coding sequence ATGTCGAAACAAAGACTTGAGGTGACGGGCCAGGAGGTGGACGGCGCCTGCTGTCAGGGGCTGGCCTCGGCCCCGCTGTCCGCGGATCGGGCCGTCGAACTGGCGAAGGTGTTCAAGGCGCTGGGTGACCCGGTGCGCCTGCGGCTGCTCTCGATGGTCGCCTCGCGGGAGGGCGGCGAGGTGTGCGTCTGCGAGCTGACGCCCGCGTTCGAGTTGTCGCAACCGACGATCTCCCACCATCTCAAGCTGCTCCGGCAGGCCGGACTCATCGACTGTGAGCGGAGGGGGACCTGGGTCTACTACTGGGTGCTCCCCGGCGTACTGGACCGGCTGGGCGCGTTCCTGACCACCCCTGAGCCCGTGGGGGTGACCGTGTGA
- a CDS encoding aquaporin, producing MSASLGQRAVAELVGTAVLVAVVVGSGIQATELSRDVGVQLLANSLATVFGLAVLITLFGPVSGAHFNPVVTLAVWFTGRKNGDGMTAREAAVYVLAHIVGAIGGAVLADAMFAEPLVKWSTHDRSGGHLWLGEIVATAGLILLVLGLGRTGRAHLASAAVASYVGAAYWFTSSTSFANPAVTIGRAFTDTFAGIAPASVAPFIAAQLVGAAVGLGLSAVVFGRTAPAATGAVVPHGGTEPAPSAPRARLSAERHLP from the coding sequence GTGAGCGCGTCGCTGGGACAGCGTGCCGTGGCCGAGCTGGTGGGGACCGCCGTGCTGGTCGCGGTGGTGGTCGGGTCCGGGATCCAGGCGACGGAGCTGTCGCGGGACGTCGGCGTGCAGTTGCTCGCGAACTCCCTCGCCACCGTCTTCGGCCTGGCCGTGCTGATCACGCTGTTCGGGCCGGTCTCCGGGGCCCACTTCAACCCGGTCGTCACCCTGGCCGTCTGGTTCACCGGACGGAAGAACGGTGACGGGATGACCGCACGCGAAGCAGCCGTGTACGTCCTCGCCCACATCGTGGGCGCGATCGGCGGCGCGGTCCTGGCTGACGCGATGTTCGCCGAACCGCTGGTGAAGTGGTCCACGCACGACCGCTCCGGCGGCCATCTGTGGCTGGGCGAGATCGTGGCCACCGCCGGGCTGATCCTGCTGGTCCTCGGCCTGGGCCGGACCGGTCGCGCCCACCTCGCATCAGCCGCGGTGGCGTCCTACGTCGGGGCCGCGTACTGGTTCACGTCCTCGACGTCGTTCGCGAACCCGGCGGTGACCATCGGTCGGGCCTTCACCGACACGTTCGCGGGAATCGCCCCCGCCTCCGTCGCCCCGTTCATCGCCGCGCAACTGGTCGGTGCCGCTGTCGGCCTGGGGCTGTCGGCGGTGGTGTTCGGCCGAACGGCGCCCGCTGCGACAGGTGCCGTCGTCCCTCACGGTGGGACCGAACCCGCTCCGTCCGCTCCCCGAGCCCGCCTCTCCGCAGAAAGACACCTGCCATGA
- a CDS encoding arsenate reductase ArsC, translating into MSTATPRPSVLFVCVHNAGRSQMAAAFLTHLAGDRVEVRSAGSAPADTVNPAVVDAMREVGIDISAETPKVLTEETVRASDVVITMGCGDTCPVFPGKRYLDWRLDDPAGQGVDAVRPIRDEIAQRIRGLLADLDG; encoded by the coding sequence ATGAGCACTGCCACCCCGCGTCCGTCCGTGCTGTTCGTCTGCGTCCACAACGCCGGGCGGTCCCAGATGGCCGCCGCGTTCCTCACGCACCTCGCGGGCGACAGGGTCGAAGTCCGCTCGGCCGGCTCCGCTCCCGCCGACACGGTCAATCCGGCGGTCGTCGACGCGATGAGGGAAGTCGGCATCGACATCTCCGCGGAGACCCCGAAGGTGCTGACCGAGGAAACGGTGCGGGCATCCGACGTCGTGATCACCATGGGGTGCGGTGACACCTGCCCGGTCTTCCCCGGCAAGCGGTACCTCGACTGGCGGCTCGACGACCCGGCGGGGCAGGGCGTCGACGCGGTGCGGCCGATCCGCGATGAGATCGCACAGCGCATCCGTGGCTTGCTGGCCGATCTGGATGGCTGA